A stretch of the Chelonia mydas isolate rCheMyd1 chromosome 5, rCheMyd1.pri.v2, whole genome shotgun sequence genome encodes the following:
- the ST8SIA3 gene encoding sia-alpha-2,3-Gal-beta-1,4-GlcNAc-R:alpha 2,8-sialyltransferase, whose amino-acid sequence MRNCKMVRVASVLGLVMLSVALLILSLISYVSLKKDNIFTTPRYASSGVPRMYMFHAGFRSQFALKFLDPSFVPITNSLTHELQEKPSKWTFNRTAFLHQRQGILQHVDVIKNFSLTKNSVRIGQLMHYDYSSHKYVFSISNNFRSLLPDVSPVLNKHYNICAVVGNSGILTGSQCGQEIDKSDFVFRCNFAPTEAFQKDVGRKTNLTTFNPSILEKYYNNLLTIQDRNNFFLSLKKLDGAILWIPAFFFHTSATVTRTLVDFFVEHRGQLKVQLAWPGNIMQHVNRYWKNKHLSPKRLSTGILMYTLASAICEEIHLYGFWPFGFDPNTREDLPYHYYDKKGTKFTTKWQESHQLPAEFQLLYKMHGEGLTKLTLSHCA is encoded by the exons ATGAGAAATTGCAAAATGGTCCGGGTGGCGAGTGTGCTGGGGCTGGTGATGCTCAGCGTGGCTCTGCTGATCTTATCCCTCATCAGCTACGTGTCCCTGAAAAAGGACAATATCTTCACCACTCCCAGATATGCCAGCTCGGGGGTGCCCAGAATGTACATGTTCCATGCTGGATTCAG GTCCCAGTTTGCACTGAAGTTTCTGGACCCTTCATTTGTACCAATTACAAATTCTTTGACACACGAGCTGCAGGAAAAGCCTTCCAAATGGACGTTTAATAGAACAGCATTCTTACATCAAAG gcAAGGAATTCTCCAGCATGTTGATGTAATAAAAAATTTTTCTTTGACCAAGAATAGTGTTCGGATTGGACAGCTGATGCATTATGATTATTCCAGCCATAAGTATGTTTTCTCTATTAGCAATAACTTCAGATCACTGCTTCCAGATGTCTCACCTGTCTTGAATAAGCATTATAACATTTGTGCTGTTGTTGGAAATAGTGGAATCCTTACAGGGAGTCAGTGTGGACAAGAAATAGATAAGTCTGATTTTGTTTTTCGTTGCAACTTTGCTCCAACGGAGGCTTTCCAAAAAGATGTTGGAAGGAAAACCAACCTTACAACCTTCAATCCCAGCATCCTGGAAAAGTATTACAACAATCTTTTGACCATTCAGGATCGCAATAACTTTTTTCTAAGTTTAAAAAAGCTTGATGGGGCCATTCTTTGGATCCCAGCTTTTTTCTTCCACACTTCAGCAACTGTTACAAGAACATTGGTTGACTTCTTTGTTGAGCATAGAGGGCAATTAAAGGTCCAGCTGGCTTGGCCAGGAAATATAATGCAGCATGTTAACAG GTactggaaaaataaacatttgtcaCCCAAGCGACTGAGCACAGGTATTCTTATGTATACCCTGGCTTCTGCAATATGTGAAGAGATCCACCTGTATGGGTTTTGGCCATTTGGATTTGATCCTAACACCAGGGAAGACCTCCCATACCATTACTATGATAAAAAAGGAACAAAGTTCACTACCAAGTGGCAGGAGTCCCACCAGCTGCCTGCAGAATTCCAGCTGCTCTACAAAATGCATGGTGAAGGACTAACTAAACTGACTTTGTCACATTGTGCCTAA